CTTTTCTGAGTCACAGTGCTTATGAGGCAGATGGGTGATCAAATATTGTTCAATAAGTATAAGTGCAAAgagattaaaatacatttaagcaaaataaaaattgaaacaatttcTGGTGGTTGCTAAAAGAAAGGCTGTGATTTTCCATTTGACGTTTATGGTTACATGGGGGAAacgaaaaaaaaaagttgtggcCAAAGGAACATATTATTGCTGCTTGTGGTAGgcttattccttccttctgacCCTGAAAAGAAGCACATAGCTTTTATGAGGTAGAGGTGTTGGTTAGCACAGGGATAGAATTAAAACATGATTCATGCCCGTGTCAATAATGATGTTCATGTCATGTGATAACCAAGGCTGGGAAGCTGCAAAATGTTTACATGGAATCATTACATATTGGAGATCAAAACCTTAATAAATCATCTTGTCCAACCACTTAATTTTATAGCTACAGAAActgacatcattttttaaataaataacacatttgtTAAATCCCATTATGCATGAGACACCAAAGGGTTATGCAGAAAACAAGAACTGATCTGTCCATCTCATGAACTACTTTCATTTCCTCTAAGCATCAGTTGATGTTAGAATACTATTGAGTCTAGGAATTCCTGCATTTAGGAGAGGTTAGTGACTTGCTCCATTCACACAGCCAGTATGTAGCCAGAAGAGCTGGGTATAAAACTCTTAACCTTCACTCCCAGATCAGTTCACTTTATTTCATACCATGCTGCTTTCCAGGATCAGTTAATGGTAGTAAAATTCTTTgtctcctatttaaaaaatataatagctCAAAAAAGGGCTTCTGTCGTGAGTGGCACATGTAGGGCAGCTTGGTTGCCCTGCACGCAGAATTGACCTCAAGAGATTTCAGCAGCATAATTTTTTAGTACCTGGGCAGCTAGTGATCATTggtcctggcaaccaccaaaaaaaaaaaagaaaaaatatataataactcAAGAATATGAATATTAGTGGAAGGTAGAATACACTGTGGAGTAGTGACTTTAAACACATAGTAAATAAgcttaaatatgttaaaattactTCGGGTATCTACTGACCAGAAGAGTTTCCTCTCAAACTGCATGAAGTCACGTTTGCTTCCTAATTGTTTCTTGTTTCTCACATTTGTGTTAGTAGATATTCCTTCGGGGTGCCTAGGTCTTCCGTACtctttgtgtcttctttattCCGTGTCCATCATCTTAGTACAGCTTTCCAGTAGTTTCTGTATAGTCCTTCTACATCTAGCTTTGGCCTTCTGTATTTATGAGCAGCAACCATAGGAATCCCTCCAGTGTCTAAATCCTGTGATGCCATTCCCCTGCCTCAAGGCTTTTAGCAGCTCCTTAGTGCTCATTGCTTTTCAGGGTGTACTCCTTTGGTTGATATTTAAAGCAcacaaattttccaaattttcctcCCACTATTATTCTACATATATCCAGTGCTCCCAGCCAACTACCCTCTGGTACAGCCAGTCTGTACCTTTGTGCAAACTGTTTCATTGTTGAGAATGCCACCTTCCCTTAGATCTGCACCCTGGAACCTTAACCCTCCTAATGTGCGActttctcccttccatctttCTTGTGCTCCCCGATCAATACTGACTTCTCTGTTGATACCATACAgtgttttgtacttttatttttccgtATTCTAATGTTCAGTTGGGTTATTGTCAATTTGATTCCCCTCCCTGGAAGTTTCTTGAAGAGGGGaatatttttaagtcaattttaatttcttttatatacAATACTGTGTGCAACTTGCAGGTGGTAGTCAATCAGCACATTTTTGttatgttaaaatataatgagaaaaaaatagaatgaacaaGTAAAACCGAAGCTGTGTTTGCTAGGCCAAAGATGAGGAGTTTATTGGAAAATAAACATGCCGCAGAGACCTAAGataaaagatggaaagaaagaagttgcTACTCTTACAAAGACTTGAGAATAGCCTTGTCTTAATAGATGAGTCCGGATTTCCATGCAACCCCCCGGCTGACTAGAGAGGTCTTCATGGCTCAGGGAAGGTTTTTGGGTAGAGAAGTGGGAGTATCACTCTTTCAGAAGGTTGCTTGCTCTAGGCAGTTGAGGCActgctcagcagcagcagcagcagggggagGTCCTGCAGGTGCTGCGGCAAGGGGCAGGCTGGCAGCAGGGGGGCCGGCAGCAGGGCGCCTGCACACAGATGGGCTGGCAGCAGGTGGAGGCCCAGCAGCAGGGGCGGCAGACCACAGCCATACACGATGTGGGGCAGCAGGTGATGGGGCGGCAGCAGCCCTCCTGCAGGCCACAGGGGTCACAGCAGATGGGGCGGCGGCAGGGCTCACAGATGGGGCGTGTACAGCGGGGCACACAGGTCACAGGGCGGCACACGGTGGTCTGGCAGCTGCAGGGGCGGCAGCAGCAGGGGTCTCGGCAGCAgcagggctggcagcagggcTGGCAGCAGCCTCCCCCACAGAGTGAAGAGCAGGTGGAGCCGCAGCAGGATCCTGTCATGGTGGTGTCTGTCTCTTGGCTTGGTGGGACTGGTGAGAGGAGGGGGGTGTTCTCAGGTGTGCTTGTCTTCCTCCCATTGGGGCCCTTATATACCCTGGCCAGGGGCTGATGACCCCTCTTGTTTATCTTTTGGCCAATTAAGTAGAATTTTGACTAATGGTTGCATTGCTCACGCCATACTCATGATGTCATTCATGAGCCCGTGCTGCACCCTAAATACAGGTATGTTCATGCTGCTTGTCATCAAACTCCAAGCACTCATAGCCGTTCCAGGTGACAGCAGCTCTCAATGCTCATTTTGAGTAGATAGCACCTGAGGAATCTGGATAGAATGGATCTATAGGAattgcaattttaaaagaaattcaaacatAGTATAGGGGCTTCTAGAAAACAATGATGACATTCTATCTCTGACCCCCCAAGCTCCCCTGAAAAGCCTACTTGTTAATCACACATGTATTAGACATGTCCTTCAGTGCAGATTCCTTGGAAGTGCATATCACCTGCGATTGTGGAGTGCATATTTGCTTGAATGGGACTACAGCTCACACACTTGTATGGGAAACTCAGAACTTTAGTTTTGTGAACCAGGTGAGTATTGGAATACAGCATCCGACACTGTCACCCATTTTTACCCCTTTTCTCCAGTTCGTGCTGTGTATGGTCCATCTCCTCACAGAATGCTCATCTTATCTCTGAgacatgacatttttttttgcctaaaataccttttattttatttttattgttattctattatagttgtcacaatttttcccccttagccctcctctgcccagcccactccccctctcccaccGTCAATCCTcacactgtagtccatgtccatgggtcattcatacacgttctttgactagtcccttccccttcttcccaccatcctccccctcccctctgcttcctgtcagtctgttccatgtttccatgcctctggttctattttgctcattagtttattttgttcattagattcctcttataggtgagatcatatggtatttgtctttcactgcctggcttacttcacttagcataatactcttcagttccatccatgctgtcacaaaaggtaggtgttctttctgctgcatagtattccattgtgtaaatgtaacagttttttgatccactcatttactgatgggcacttaggctatttccagcacttggctattgtaaatagcgctgctatgaacataggggtgcataagttattttgaattggcaatttgggattcttagggtataatcccagcagtggaattgctgggtcaaaaggcagttctatttttagttttttgaggaaattccatactgttttccaccgtggctgacccagtctgcattcccaccaacagtgcactagggttcccttttctccgcatcctctccaacacttgttttttgttgatttatgggtggtagccattctgacaggtgtaaggtgatgtctccctgtgattttaatttgcatctctgtgatggctagtgacgctgagcatcctttcacatgtctgtGGGTCATCTTAGAAACAtgacattttttatatttgtttttcttgtgtgtgtggtAAAGAACAATGTCATGAAAAGTGTTTTCTCGATTTACCTTGGCCCTGTGCGGTGACTAAGAAGTGACAGGACGGAGGTCTTTCGACCCACATCGCAAACACACAGGAAACACTGGGCGGAGGAAGAGCATCAGGAGGCCACGCCGCCACTCTGCGCTCTGCGACAGCTCTGCCAGCGCCTGCTGGACATGCTTCTTCAGGAAGCCCGGGCAGAGGCAGTTAAGGAATCACGTGGGAGCAGTCTCATTGCTTATCTGCTTCGCCCTCCGAGTATTCACCGCACAGTGATTACTGCAGGATCACTCTCACTATTCAAAAGAATGTGCCTTGGGCCCCAGGAGCTAAAATTccctacatagaatttcaagcaCAATTTTAAGACTTTGTAAAGAATGTGAATGGACTAGACATACAGTCAcagctggggagacagaggagggagaaatCAAGCACAGTTCTCAACTCTGAGGACCTTTGACTCTCTCACGTTTTCCGTTCTTTCCCTGGTCTGTGGACACCCGTGATCTTTTCAAGGCAGTGACCAgagcctacatttaaaaaaaaaaatcttgtatgttctgctttctttccccacctaggtttattaagatataattgacacataacgtTGAATAAGTAAGGCGCGTATTGCGATGATCCGACACGTGTATATTGCAGCGTGCTCACTGAAATGAGGTCAATCAACATATCCTCCACTTCACATGACTATTTTAGTTACGGTGAGAACATTAACGCTCTACTTTCATAGCGACGTTCAAGTACGCAGTACAGTCTCGTTAATCACAGTCACCACGCCGTGCAATTAGAGCCCCAGAACTTCGTCACCTCACaagtggaagtttgtaccctttggccAGCATCTCACCATTTCTCCTGTACCTCTGCCCCTGGCGACCACCTTTTAcgctctgtgtctgtgagttccaGGTTTTTGATTCCGTGTGTACGTGAGATCGTACGGCAtctgtctctgtctgacttatttcacttacttaaTGCCCTAAAGGCCCATCCACGGTCTCAAACATGGCagacttccttattttttatggccgataatattccagtgtgtgtgtgtgtgtgtgtgtgtgtgtatacatctATAGAAGTGGATATGcctcatacattttaaaatctgtttctctctcactagATGTTTAGGTCGAGTCTGTGCTGTGGCTATTGTGAGTATTGCTCTACTTAACATGTGAGTGAAGGTA
This window of the Desmodus rotundus isolate HL8 chromosome 9, HLdesRot8A.1, whole genome shotgun sequence genome carries:
- the LOC139440263 gene encoding keratin-associated protein 2-3-like produces the protein MTGSCCGSTCSSLCGGGCCQPCCQPCCCRDPCCCRPCSCQTTVCRPVTCVPRCTRPICEPCRRPICCDPCGLQEGCCRPITCCPTSCMAVVCRPCCWASTCCQPICVQAPCCRPPCCQPAPCRSTCRTSPCCCCC